From Acropora muricata isolate sample 2 chromosome 14, ASM3666990v1, whole genome shotgun sequence, one genomic window encodes:
- the LOC136898328 gene encoding aldo-keto reductase family 1 member A1-like has product MCSITLCLSAPRLGRFLRTRYFYPISFLSSFSQQMEAFKLNNGRTIPAVGLGTWKSKPGDVGEAVKAAIKAGYKHIDCAAIYGNEKEIGEALKSCIGTTVNREDLFITSKLWNTKHNPKDVAAAAKKTLDDLGLDYLDLYLIHWPLSFEDGDEPFPKDEQGKVIYAYHDPCDTWKAMEELVEEGVVKAIGLSNFNSRQVDEVIKKAKVKPAVNQVECHPYLNQEQLIEHCKKSNVLVTAYSPLGSPDRPWAKPDEPLLLEDPKMVEIGKKYGKTPAQVCLRFQIQRGLVVIPKSVTPARIQSNFEVFDFELSAEDMKVIESFNIPFRVCVPMIEVGGKKVPRDEKHPHYPFNDPF; this is encoded by the exons ATGTGTTCTATTACTTTGTGCCTCTCTGCACCTCGACTAGGTCGTTTCCTTCGAACTAGATATTTTTATCCCATAAGCTTCCTTTCTTCGTTTTCTCAGCAGATGGAGGCTTTCAAATTGAACAATGGCCGAACAATTCCTGCTGTTGGACTCGGGACGTGGAAAAGCAAACCAGGAGATGTAGGTGAGGCTGTAAAGGCAGCCATAAAGGCAGGTTACAAGCACATCGACTGCGCAGCGATTTATGGCAACGAAAAGGAAATTGGCGAGGCGTTAAAGTCATGCATTGGGACAACG GTAAACAGGGAGGATCTATTTATCACATCCAAACTTTGGAACACCAAACATAATCCCAAAGATGTTGCTGCTGCGGCAAAGAAGACATTGGACGATTTAGGACTTGATTATCTGGATCTGTATCTTATTCACTGGCCGCTTTCTTTTGAAGATGGTGATGAACCTTTCCCTAAAGACGAACAAGGAAAGGTGATCTATGCATACCATGATCCGTGCGACACTTGGAAGGCCATGGAAGAGCTTGTTGAGGAGGGTGTTGTCAAAGCAATTG GTTTGTCCAACTTCAATAGTCGGCAAGTAGATGAAGTAATAAAAAAGGCAAAAGTGAAGCCAGCAGTTAATCAGGTGGAGTGTCACCCGTACTTaaaccaagaacaactcatTGAGCACTGCAAGAAAAGTAATGTTTTAG TCACAGCATACAGTCCTCTTGGATCACCGGATCGCCCTTGGGCAAAACCTGATGAACCGTTGCTGCTAGAGGATCCTAAAATGGTGGAAATCGGTAAAAAGTATGGTAAGACGCCAGCCCAGGTTTGTCTGCGGTTCCAGATCCAGCGAGGGTTGGTAGTTATTCCAAAGAGTGTCACCCCAGCCCGCATTCAAAGCAACTTCGAG GTTTTTGATTTTGAACTGTCTGCTGAGGACATGAAGGTGATCGAATCATTCAACATTCCTTTCAGAGTCTGTGTTCCAATGATAGAG GTCGGTGGAAAGAAGGTTCCGAGAGACGAGAAACACCCTCATTATCCATTTAACGATCCATTTTAG